One Oryza brachyantha chromosome 3, ObraRS2, whole genome shotgun sequence DNA segment encodes these proteins:
- the LOC102704969 gene encoding glycerol-3-phosphate acyltransferase RAM2-like, giving the protein MGGATMMVASPFPAVEKCSSKDRGGDTVVADLDGTLLCGRSSFPYFAHMAFETGGVLRLLLLILLAPLAGVLYYLVSESAGIQVLIFASMAGARVADVEAVARAVLPKFYCSDIHPESWRVFSACGRRCVLTANPRIMVEAFLKEYVGADIVVGTELVIWRGRATGLVSSPGVLVGENKADALRRTFGDASPEIGIGDRRTDYPFMRLCKEGYVVPATPKRRPVPREELPKPVVFHDGRLVQKPSPALALLTVLWIPIGFVLACLRIAAGALLPMRMVYHAFRALGVRVTVRGTPPPPASRETGQSGVLFICSHRTLLDPIFLSTALGRPITAVTYSVSRLSEILSPIRTVRLTRDRAADAAMIRRLLAEGDLVICPEGTTCREPFLLRFSALFAELTDEIVPVAMENQMSMFHGTTARGWKALDPFYFFMNPSPGYVVTFLSKLPGELTCNGGSRSSHEVANYTQRLIASTLSYECTSLTRKDKYRALAGNDGTVVSKPSIDKKAAMATMGC; this is encoded by the exons ATGGGTGGTGCCACGATGATGGTTGCCTCGCCGTTCCCGGCGGTGGAGAAGTGCTCGTCCAAggaccgcggcggcgacacggtCGTGGCCGACCTCGATGGCACGCTGCTGTGCGGCCGGAGCTCGTTCCCGTACTTCGCGCACATGGCGTTCGAGACCGGCGGCGTGctccggctgctgctgctgatcttgctggcgccgctcgccggggTGCTCTACTACTTGGTCTCTGAGTCGGCCGGGATACAGGTGCTCATCTTCGCGTCCATGGCCGGCGCGAGggtcgccgacgtcgaggcggtggcgcgcgcCGTGCTCCCCAAGTTCTACTGCTCCGACATCCACCCGGAGTCGTGGCGCGTGTTCTCGGCGTGCGGGCGGCGGTGCGTGCTCACCGCGAACCCGAGGATCATGGTGGAGGCGTTCTTGAAGGAGTACGTCGGCGCCGACATCGTCGTGGGGACAGAGCTCGTGATATGGCGTGGCCGCGCCACGGGGCTCGTTAGCTCCCCCGGCGTGCTCGTCGGCGAGAACAAGGCGGATGCTCTCAGGAGAACGTTCGGGGACGCCTCGCCGGAGATCGGCATCGGCGACAGGCGGACGGACTACCCGTTCATGAGGCTGTGCAAGGAGGGCTACGTGGTGCCGGCGACGCCGAAGCGGAGGCCCGTGCCGCGGGAGGAGCTGCCGAAGCCGGTGGTGTTCCACGACGGCCGACTCGTCCagaagccgtcgccggcgctcgCGCTGCTCACCGTGCTCTGGATCCCCATCGGCTTCGTGCTCGCCTGCCTCCggatcgccgccggcgcgctccTCCCGATGCGCATGGTGTACCACGCCTTCCGCGCCCTCGGCGTGCGCGTCACCGTCAGGGGCACCCCTCCCCCGCCGGCCAGCCGCGAGACTGGCCAGTCCGGCGTGCTCTTCATCTGCTCCCACCGCACCCTCCTCGACCCCAtcttcctctccaccgccctcGGCCGCCCCATCACCGCCGTCACCTACTCG GTGTCGCGGCTGTCGGAGATCTTGTCGCCGATCCGGACGGTGCGTCTGACGCGTGACCgcgcggcggacgcggcgatGATCCGGCGCCTGCTGGCGGAAGGCGACCTGGTGATCTGCCCGGAGGGGACGACGTGCCGCGAGCCATTCCTTCTCCGGTTCTCGGCGCTGTTCGCCGAGCTGACCGACGAGATCGTGCCGGTGGCGATGGAGAACCAGATGAGCATGTTccacggcacgacggcgagggggTGGAAGGCGCTCGACCCCTTCTACTTCTTCATGAACCCTAGCCCCGGCTACGTGGTCACCTTCCTCAGCAAGCTCCCCGGCGAGCTCACCTGCAACGGCGGCAGCAGGAGCAGCCACGAGGTGGCCAACTACACCCAGAGGCTCATCGCCTCCACGCTCTCCTACGAGTGCACCAGCCTCACCAGGAAGGACAAGTACAGGGCGCTCGCCGGCAACGATGGCACCGTCGTGTCCAAGCCCAGCATCGACAAGAAGGCGGCCATGGCCACCATGGGCTGCTAA
- the LOC102705242 gene encoding pentatricopeptide repeat-containing protein At1g77405, which produces MSVTVTRLPKLPLLQGAPTAADGQPMSSSSPPSPSRLVPQLLVALLQRRRFDATLRPSPAFRGFSPSSIAAALAAIPRLLLPRSPRRLCPQRPFPSPSSAPTRRLAAALTLAFLSWSHSDANPCRPPLTEAPLRAAALSLARARALPALFRLLREHAPLVSTAGLTDVIRALGEEGLPRHALAAFHRARQFHCSPDAQCYNTLLAALCQNSRFKEARFLLDQMERPGARCSPDSYTYTVLISWYCRIGVETGCRKAARRRIYEAGRLFRRMGEKGLKPDVVTYNCLINGLCKTYRVERAHELFDEMLKKGCKPNRVTYNSFVRYYSVVNEVEKSVKWMQEMVARGHGGATSSTYTPIIHSLCESGRISEARQFIIEMVQNGHLPREHTYKLVKDAIEEAHEEALPAELCQSIDYGIKERFQQLLRMKPIMRSVTR; this is translated from the coding sequence ATGTCGGTGACGGTGACGAGGCTACCGAAGCTACCCCTGCTCCAGGGGGCTCCGACGGCGGCAGACGGGCAACCAatgtcctcctcttctcccccGTCGCCGTCCCGTCTTGTGCCCCAGCTCCTGGTCGCGCtcctccagcgccgccgcttCGACGCCACGCTGCGCCCGTCCCCGGCCTTCCGGGGTTTCTCCCCgtcctccatcgccgccgcgctcgccgccatcccgcgcctcctcctcccgcgctccccgcgccgcctctGCCCGCAGCGCCCCTTTCCCTCCCCGTCCTCCGCCCCcacccgccgcctcgccgccgcactcACCCTCGCATTCCTCTCCTGGTCCCACTCCGACGCCAACCCGTGCCGCCCGCCGCTCACCGAGGCcccgctccgcgccgccgccctctccctcgcccgcgcccgcgcgctccCCGCGCtcttccgcctcctccgcgagCACGCGCCGCTCGTCTCCACGGCCGGGCTCACCGACGTCATACGCGCGCTCGGAGAGGAGGGCctcccgcgccacgcgctcGCGGCCTTCCACCGCGCGCGCCAGTTCCATTGCTCCCCTGACGCGCAGTGCTATAATACTTTGCTCGCCGCGCTGTGCCAGAACAGCCGCTTCAAGGAGGCCAGGTTCCTTCTCGACCAGATGGAGCGCCCCGGCGCGCGCTGCAGCCCTGATTCCTACACGTACACGGTGCTCATCTCCTGGTACTGCCGCATCGGGGTGGAGACGGGTTGCCGGAAAgcagcgaggaggaggatctaTGAGGCAGGGAGGCTGTTCCGGAGAATGGGGGAGAAAGGGCTGAAGCCAGATGTCGTGACCTACAACTGTTTGATCAATGGCCTGTGCAAGACATACCGTGTCGAGCGTGCACACGAACTGTTTGATGAAATGCTAAAGAAGGGCTGCAAACCAAACAGGGTTACTTACAATTCTTTTGTGAGATATTATAGTGTGGTGAACGAGGTGGAAAAATCTGTTAAGTGGATGCAGGAGATGGTGGCGAGGGGACATGGGGGAGCGACATCGAGCACATATACGCCTATTATCCACTCTTTGTGCGAGAGTGGACGGATTAGTGAGGCAAGGCAGTTCATTATCGAAATGGTTCAAAATGGGCATCTTCCTAGGGAACACACATATAAGCTTGTGAAAGATGCAATTGAGGAGGCACATGAGGAGGCTTTGCCGGCAGAGCTGTGTCAGTCTATTGACTATGGCATCAAGGAGAGATTTCAACAGTTATTGCGAATGAAGCCCATAATGCGATCAGTCACAAGATAG
- the LOC102704693 gene encoding beta-fructofuranosidase, insoluble isoenzyme 3-like codes for MASAARTLPLFFVFAVLALLPVTEASHRSFADLQSLETVDAKHVDDKLRTGFHFQPPKHWINDPNGVMYYKGVYHLFYQYNPKAAVWGNIVWAHAVSTDLVNWVMLDPAIYPTGPFDENGCWSGSATVLPDGTPVIMYTGIDADGRQVQNVAYPKDLADPYLREWVKPDYNPVIAPDAGVNATAFRDPTTAWQGPDGVWRLVIGTKDNHRGFAALYRSRDFRHWAPARRALHSGDTGMWECPDFYPVASSTGGTKHVLKVSLDLTRFEYYTFGEYDHASDTYVPDAALADGNDGLRYDYGNFYASKTFLDPAKHRRVLWGWANESDSTAADVLKGWAGVQAIPRKIWLAPDGKQLLQWPVAEIESLRGNHVNITDALVSGGGSYFEVNGLATPAQADVEASFQVMDVDKAEPFDPAWRGADAQTVCAARGADTKGGVGPFGLWVLASDELKERTAVFFSVFKRGTDDGGNKHVVLMCTDPSRSSYAEHLYKPTFAGFVDVDIAETGKIPLRTLIDHSVVESFGGHGKTAILSRVYPTKAVGDKARLFVFNNGESDVKVASLNAYDMGSAKIRTETLQI; via the exons ATGGCGTCGGCGGCTCGTACGTTGCCGTTGTTTTTCGTGTTCGCCGTGCTGGCGTTGCTGCCCGTGACGGAGGCGTCACACCGCAGCTTCGCTGACCTTCAGTCCCTCGAGACCGTCGATGCCAAGCACGTCGACGACAAGCTGCGTACTGGCTTTCACTTCCAGCCCCCTAAGCATTGGATCAACG ATCCTAATGGCGTGATGTACTACAAGGGTGTGTATCACCTGTTCTACCAGTACAACCCCAAGGCAGCGGTGTGGGGCAACATCGTGTGGGCGCACGCTGTGTCGACAGACCTCGTCAACTGGGTGATGCTCGATCCGGCGATCTACCCGACGGGGCCGTTTGACGAGAACGGCTGCTGGTCGGGCTCCGCCACCGTGCTGCCAGACGGCACGCCGGTCATCATGTACACCGGGATCGACGCGGATGGCCGGCAGGTGCAGAACGTGGCCTACCCCAAGGACCTCGCCGACCCCTACCTCCGGGAGTGGGTCAAGCCGGACTACAACCCCGTCATCGCCCCCGATGCCGGCGTCAACGCCACCGCCTTCCGCGacccgacgacggcgtggcaGGGCCCTGACGGCGTGTGGCGGCTGGTGATTGGCACAAAGGACAACCACCGTGGCTTCGCCGCGCTGTACCGTAGCCGCGACTTCAGGCACTGggcgcccgcgcgccgcgcgctgcACTCTGGCGACACTGGCATGTGGGAGTGCCCGGACTTCTACCCTGTCGCCTCCTCCACAGGCGGCACGAAGCATGTCCTCAAGGTCAGCCTCGATCTCACACGGTTCGAGTACTACACGTTCGGGGAGTACGACCACGCCTCTGACACGTACGTGCCGGACGCGGCACTCGccgacggcaacgacggcctCCGCTACGACTACGGGAACTTCTACGCGTCCAAGACGTTCCTCGACCCGGCGAAGCATCGCCGCGTGCTATGGGGGTGGGCCAACGAGTCCgactccaccgccgccgatgtCCTCAAGGGCTGGGCCGGTGTGCAGGCGATCCCGAGGAAGATCTGGCTCGCGCCCGACGGCAAGCAGCTCCTGCAGTGGCCGGTCGCCGAGATCGAGTCCCTCCGCGGCAACCACGTCAACATCACGGACGCGCTCGTCAGTGGCGGCGGAAGCTACTTCGAGGTGAACGGGCTGGCCACGCCGGCACAGGCCGACGTTGAGGCGTCGTTCCAGGTGATGGACGTGGACAAGGCCGAGCCGTTCGACccggcgtggcgcggcgccGACGCGCAGACAGTgtgcgcggcgcgcggcgcagaCACCAAGGGCGGCGTCGGCCCGTTCGGCCTGTGGGTGCTGGCCTCCGACGAGCTCAAGGAAAGGACGGCCGTGTTCTTCAGCGTGTTCAAACGCGGTACCGACGACGGTGGCAACAAGCACGTCGTCCTCATGTGCACCGACCCCTCCAGGTCATCGTACGCCGAGCACCTCTACAAGCCAACATTCGCCGGCTTCGTCGACGTCGACATCGCCGAGACCGGCAAGATTCCCCTACGAACTCTG ATTGATCACTCGGTGGTGGAGAGTTTTGGTGGCCACGGGAAGACGGCGATCCTGTCAAGGGTGTACCCGACCAAGGCTGTCGGCGACAAGGCGCGCCTCTTCGTGTTCAACAACGGCGAGTCGGACGTCAAGGTCGCCAGCCTGAACGCGTACGACATGGGCTCGGCCAAGATCAGGACAGAGACGCTGCAGATATGA